In Necator americanus strain Aroian chromosome IV, whole genome shotgun sequence, the following proteins share a genomic window:
- a CDS encoding hypothetical protein (NECATOR_CHRIV.G16516.T1): MKRFTLVFLVAFAFITITVPSTFASVRVKRQYYGMYGMYGYPYGMGYYSPYTFPSPYGYSGLGGYGGYGLGYGMGYGMGYGLYG, from the exons ATGAAACGTTTTACGCTCGTCTTCCTAGTCGCCTTTGCATTTATCACTATTACAGTACCGTCAACTTTTGCCAG TGTTCGAGTGAAACGTCAATACTACGGGATGTACGGTATGTATGGATATCCATATGGGATGGGCTACTATAGCCCGTACACCTTCCCAAGTCCATACGGATACAGTGGCCTTGGTGGTTATGGTGGATATGGTCTCGGATATGGAATGGGTTATGGAATGGGATATGGATTGTATGGGTAA
- a CDS encoding hypothetical protein (NECATOR_CHRIV.G16517.T1), with amino-acid sequence MKGSRNELILQKLTYFSIIHRHKDKKVSKSIRVGMQRHDEIARVYKRREAEKIMTMSTTGSPLLPYAMSHDFDLPLSSKSSIKGRRRWEIGGSNQL; translated from the exons ATGAAAGG AAGCAGAAACGAGCTCATACTACAAAAATTGACCTACTTTTCCATTATCCATCGTCATAAGGACAAGAAGGT GAGTAAGAGTATACGTGTGGGAATGCAACGACATGACGAAATAGCACGTGTTTACAAGAGACGTGAggcagaaaaaataatgacaatGTCGACAACTGGTTCTCCACTTTTGCCGTATGCCATGTCGCATGATTTCGATTTGCCTCTCTCGAGTAAATCGTCTATAAAAGGCAGGCGTAGATGGgagatcggaggttcgaatcagcTGTGA
- a CDS encoding hypothetical protein (NECATOR_CHRIV.G16518.T1) — protein MLQLKNLHVTVIVNSVVMLTPTEARFSCDPPEAKKPPKDSFKCVEFSWNPSKGNDEFCNSLTNARHGYIRFADKKMMSNCTATNQGNWMCYCSPADADCKSKEWIQKFVSTVSQCWEDWYRSLTYHTTGSSHWIKFVNTNPTEMKDVKTPYLESAFKPLDFYPTPSIIFNPNRQGMIYNVSSLLLVLICFFVLTYATVTIAWCILATKEMLKTVA, from the exons ATGCTTCAGCTGAAAAATCTGCACGTAACTGTTATTGTCAACAGTGTGGTTATGCTCACCCCAACTGAGGCTCGTTTTTCGTGCGATCCTCCAGAAGCCAAAAAG ccGCCTAAAGATTCATTCAAATGTGTGGAATTCTCGTGGAATCCCTCGAAAGGCAACGATGAGTTCTGCAATTCTCTGACCAACGCTCGTCATGGATACATTCGATTTGCTGATAAGAAAATG ATGAGCAACTGCACTGCTACAAATCAAGGGAATTGGATGTGTTATTGCAGTCCTGCCGATGCCGATTGCAAATCCAAAGAATGGATCCAG aaatttgtgTCGACGGTTTCCCAATGCTGGGAAGACTGGTATCGATCGTTAACGTACCACACAACTGGATCTTCTCACTGGATCAAGTTTGTG AACACTAATCCTACGGAAATGAAAGACGTGAAAACACCGTATTTGGAAAGTGCATTCAAACCATTGGATTTCTACCCTACTCCATCGATAATATTTAATCCAAATCGGCAAGGAATGATATACA ACGTTTCCTCGTTGTTGCTGGTCCTCATCTGTTTCTTCGTCTTAACGTACGCTACCGTCACTATCGCATGGTGCATCCTAGCAACGAAGGAAATGCTCAAAACAGTTGCATAG
- a CDS encoding hypothetical protein (NECATOR_CHRIV.G16519.T1), translated as MVDIKLIVILLAISPLDVCQSVCKNLTRMDGKDLPGNKQTIRCISFKYNVHGHIHHTKDGFNFCDSYGKRMIGTIEKSKWTAADKCILEDEQAICKCSVCDTEEIIRNMPTKDIFNDMSAKISACGNNSDSNWQDPMKHSARNVTTAGGVKTTTLPTTTLDYETTLKPEQKLDDESIKRHTLLIESFRPPYINSIMFSEEDEHEERILHSLTPSILYGSREQERIYESSTIVLMIVNLAAILGITMIFRAVLNATLYVLFPDHALF; from the exons ATGGTTGACATCAAACTCATTGTGATACTCCTTGCTATTTCACCTCTCGATGTTTGTCAAAgtgtttgcaaaaatctgaCGAGAATGGACGGAAAA GACTTGCCTGGTAACAAGCAAACTATTCGATGTATTTCGTTCAAATACAATGTGCATGGCCACATACACCATACGAAAGATGGTTTCAATTTTTGCGATAGTTATGGGAAGAGAATGATTGGAACTATTGAAAAGTCGAAATGG ACTGCGGCCGATAAGTGTATATTAGAGGACGAACAAGCCATTTGCAAGTGTTCAGTTTGCGATACAGAAGAAATCATTAGAAATATGCCAACGAAAGACATTTTT AATGATATgagtgcaaaaatttctgcatgTGGTAACAATTCGGACTCAAATTGGCAGGATCCAATGAAACACTCTGCCAG aaatgtAACCACCGCCGGAGGTGTAAAAACTACTACGCTACCAACTACAACGCTGGATTACGAGACTACATTAAAACCGGAACAAAAGCTTGACGATGAATCAATAAAACGCCATACACTTCTTATAGAG AGTTTTCGTCCGCCTTACATCAATTCGATAATGTTTAGTGAGG AAGATGAACACGAGGAGAGAATACTTCATTCACTCACCCCTAGCATTTTATATGGATCAAGGGAACAAGAACGAATATATG AATCGTCCACGATAGTGCTAATGATAGTGAACCTTGCAGCTATTCTCGGTATAACCATGATATTTAGAGCAGTTTTGAATGCAACACTATATGTTTTATTCCCAGACCATGCATTATTTTAA
- a CDS encoding hypothetical protein (NECATOR_CHRIV.G16520.T1) yields the protein MTICTDNAWTLASDAAIGDDDDASQKIYVRRHRTDRDEANAVYDTGEELFLGTCDSRGVGGVDVLVNTSMAKNIDSFEQLTTRIRRLRMRRCGPTPTLTIFVAYAPTSNYEEEEF from the coding sequence atgacgatctgtactgaTAACGCCTGGACGCTTGCATCAGATGCGGCCATTGGAGATgatgatgatgcaagccagaaAATTTacgtacgacgtcatcggacggACCGAGACGAGGCGAACGCCGTGtatgacactggagaagaactgttcttaggaacatgcgacagtagaggtgttggtggagttgacgtcctcgtcaacacgagtatggcaaagaacatcgactctttcgaacaacttacgacccgaatcagacgtctgcggatgagaagatgtggtccaaccccaactttgactatcttcgtcgcttacgctccaacatcaaactACGAGGAAGAAGAATTCTAA